A single window of Sparus aurata chromosome 22, fSpaAur1.1, whole genome shotgun sequence DNA harbors:
- the pla2g7 gene encoding platelet-activating factor acetylhydrolase isoform X2, translating into MGNACSNHLGIPPAKGPYAVGCTDFMMDHTAQGSFFRLYYPCQETEKAEKPDWVPCKEYFNGLADFMKINRTLSEKIFNYLFGSFKIPAYLDAPFKSNGKCPVVIFSHGLGAFRTLYSAICAELASRGFIVASVEHRDQSASATYYFREKTESEMANDNVPKTSASAQDSMIREWIYYRVLQHGESEFPLRNKQVKQRADECILALDRLTQINSGRPVQNVLQTKFDCTTLENSMDLCRIAAMGHSFGGATVVEALCKEVKFKCGVALDAWMFPLDDEIFARVKQPIFFINSEKFQWAGNISRMKKLDSASIQRKMITIRGTVHQSFPDFTFLTGNWIGKLMKLKGEIDPEIAIDLSNKATLAFLQRHLGLEANFNQWDPLIDGQDENLIPGTNVTVLQSAI; encoded by the exons ATGGGGAACGCCTGCAGTAATCACCTTGGGATCCCTCCCGCCAAGGGCCCCTATGCTGTGGGGTGCACTGACTTCATGATGGACCACACTGCACAG GGAAGCTTCTTCCGGCTGTACTATCCCTGCCAAGAGACTGAGAAGGCAGAAAAACCAGACTGGGTCCCGTGCAAGGAGTATTTTAACGGTCTGGCAGACTTCATGAAAATCAACAGGACTCTTAGTGAAAAGATTTTCAACTACCTCTTTG ggTCCTTTAAGATCCCAGCCTACTTGGATGCTCCGTTTAAATCAAATGGAAAATGTCCTGTAGTTATCTTCTCTCATGGCCTCGGAGCCTTTAG GACTTTGTATTCAGCTATATGTGCAGAATTGGCCTCTCGGGGATTCATTGTGGCGTCTGTGGAACACAG AGACCAGTCAGCCTCAGCTACATATTATTTTCGGGAGAAGACGGAGTCAGAGATGGCGAATGATAACGTGCCTAAAACATCGGCCTCGGCCCAAGACAGCATGATCAGAGAGTGGATTTACTACAGAGTGTTGCAGCACGGGGAGAGTGAGTTCCCCCTCCGCAATAAACAG GTGAAGCAGAGAGCAGATGAATGCATTCTGGCTTTGGACAGACTCACTCAGATCAACTCAGGGAGACCAGTGCAAAATGTTCTGCAGACAAAGTTTGACTGCACGACGTTGGAG AACTCCATGGATCTGTGTCGGATAGCAGCCATGGGACATTCCTTCGGGGGAGCAACTGTGGTTGAAGCTCTGTGCAAAGAGGTTAAATTCAA GTGTGGTGTGGCGTTGGACGCCTGGATGTTCCCTTTAGACGACGAGATCTTTGCACGGGTGAAGCAGCCGATCTTCTTCATCAACTCAGAGAAGTTCCAGTGGGCGGGGAACATCAGCCGCATGAAGAAGCTGGACTCTGCCAGCATACAGAGGAAAATGATCACCATCAG AGGGACAGTCCACCAGAGTTTCCCAGACTTCACCTTCCTGACGGGCAACTGGATCGGGAAGCTGATGAAGCTGAAGGGAGAGATCGACCCTGAGATCGCCATAGACCTCTCCAACAAAGCAACACTAGCCTTTCTGCAGCGTCACCTCG GTCTGGAGGCGAACTTTAACCAATGGGACCCTCTGATTGATGGACAAGATGAAAACCTCATTCCAGGAACTAATGTTACCGTGCTTCAGTCGGCCATCTGA
- the pla2g7 gene encoding platelet-activating factor acetylhydrolase isoform X1 produces the protein MFSHGGFVQLLVKRIYEWARTDQRRYTLGFLTMGNACSNHLGIPPAKGPYAVGCTDFMMDHTAQGSFFRLYYPCQETEKAEKPDWVPCKEYFNGLADFMKINRTLSEKIFNYLFGSFKIPAYLDAPFKSNGKCPVVIFSHGLGAFRTLYSAICAELASRGFIVASVEHRDQSASATYYFREKTESEMANDNVPKTSASAQDSMIREWIYYRVLQHGESEFPLRNKQVKQRADECILALDRLTQINSGRPVQNVLQTKFDCTTLENSMDLCRIAAMGHSFGGATVVEALCKEVKFKCGVALDAWMFPLDDEIFARVKQPIFFINSEKFQWAGNISRMKKLDSASIQRKMITIRGTVHQSFPDFTFLTGNWIGKLMKLKGEIDPEIAIDLSNKATLAFLQRHLGLEANFNQWDPLIDGQDENLIPGTNVTVLQSAI, from the exons ATGTTTTCTCATGGAGGATTTGTACAATTGTTAGTCAAAAGGATTTACGAGTGGGCAAGGACAG ACCAGAGGAGGTACACGCTCGGTTTCTTAACCATGGGGAACGCCTGCAGTAATCACCTTGGGATCCCTCCCGCCAAGGGCCCCTATGCTGTGGGGTGCACTGACTTCATGATGGACCACACTGCACAG GGAAGCTTCTTCCGGCTGTACTATCCCTGCCAAGAGACTGAGAAGGCAGAAAAACCAGACTGGGTCCCGTGCAAGGAGTATTTTAACGGTCTGGCAGACTTCATGAAAATCAACAGGACTCTTAGTGAAAAGATTTTCAACTACCTCTTTG ggTCCTTTAAGATCCCAGCCTACTTGGATGCTCCGTTTAAATCAAATGGAAAATGTCCTGTAGTTATCTTCTCTCATGGCCTCGGAGCCTTTAG GACTTTGTATTCAGCTATATGTGCAGAATTGGCCTCTCGGGGATTCATTGTGGCGTCTGTGGAACACAG AGACCAGTCAGCCTCAGCTACATATTATTTTCGGGAGAAGACGGAGTCAGAGATGGCGAATGATAACGTGCCTAAAACATCGGCCTCGGCCCAAGACAGCATGATCAGAGAGTGGATTTACTACAGAGTGTTGCAGCACGGGGAGAGTGAGTTCCCCCTCCGCAATAAACAG GTGAAGCAGAGAGCAGATGAATGCATTCTGGCTTTGGACAGACTCACTCAGATCAACTCAGGGAGACCAGTGCAAAATGTTCTGCAGACAAAGTTTGACTGCACGACGTTGGAG AACTCCATGGATCTGTGTCGGATAGCAGCCATGGGACATTCCTTCGGGGGAGCAACTGTGGTTGAAGCTCTGTGCAAAGAGGTTAAATTCAA GTGTGGTGTGGCGTTGGACGCCTGGATGTTCCCTTTAGACGACGAGATCTTTGCACGGGTGAAGCAGCCGATCTTCTTCATCAACTCAGAGAAGTTCCAGTGGGCGGGGAACATCAGCCGCATGAAGAAGCTGGACTCTGCCAGCATACAGAGGAAAATGATCACCATCAG AGGGACAGTCCACCAGAGTTTCCCAGACTTCACCTTCCTGACGGGCAACTGGATCGGGAAGCTGATGAAGCTGAAGGGAGAGATCGACCCTGAGATCGCCATAGACCTCTCCAACAAAGCAACACTAGCCTTTCTGCAGCGTCACCTCG GTCTGGAGGCGAACTTTAACCAATGGGACCCTCTGATTGATGGACAAGATGAAAACCTCATTCCAGGAACTAATGTTACCGTGCTTCAGTCGGCCATCTGA